The Acidobacteriota bacterium genome has a segment encoding these proteins:
- a CDS encoding radical SAM protein codes for MSFSKHHKEALEQAETIGVTPVIGKAGFRTLLEKAGSGSELALGEIVELVNGTRDPLNRRMVLDYAAGLKRPRDREILLLPPLYFASICENKCLYCNFSVSGDRLSLEEFAGEVAALLDMGYRSIELVSSQDPALYVKADDFTTDRQRFNIDGVIHYFETAAARIRERGGGMLTCNIPPVDVACLAQLKTVGLDCFLLWLETFNPDQYAKLHDPRGPKAVQAYRLDSFDSAREAGIEHLAGAFLKGLYDWRKEEVLLYWLDDYLKKKHSRGFSIIGTPRIKGRFQESELIRSYKVSDEDYILNIALDRILFDGINWLQTRESFDFNRRLLNLFGGGVILTLTCSTAPGGYRRRPRSLAQFPVYNQELADTVKRLENDGFAVHFDWDSRMLTSFLRSESRAKSSPGAFPES; via the coding sequence ATGTCATTCTCCAAACACCACAAGGAAGCTCTGGAACAGGCCGAAACGATCGGCGTTACGCCGGTGATCGGCAAGGCCGGATTTCGAACCTTGCTGGAAAAAGCCGGCTCCGGATCCGAACTCGCCCTCGGGGAAATCGTGGAACTCGTCAACGGCACGAGAGACCCGCTGAATCGGCGCATGGTCCTCGACTATGCGGCCGGATTGAAGCGGCCCCGTGACCGGGAGATTCTTCTCCTCCCGCCGCTGTACTTTGCCAGCATCTGTGAAAACAAATGCCTCTACTGTAATTTTTCCGTGTCGGGAGACCGCCTCTCTCTCGAAGAGTTCGCCGGAGAAGTCGCCGCCCTTCTGGATATGGGTTACCGGAGCATCGAACTCGTCAGCAGCCAGGATCCCGCCCTTTACGTCAAAGCGGATGATTTCACAACGGACCGGCAGCGCTTTAACATCGACGGCGTCATTCACTATTTTGAAACTGCGGCCGCACGGATTCGAGAACGCGGAGGGGGAATGCTCACATGCAACATTCCCCCCGTCGATGTTGCATGCTTAGCCCAACTCAAGACGGTCGGACTGGATTGTTTTCTCCTATGGCTGGAGACGTTCAATCCGGATCAGTATGCCAAACTCCACGACCCCCGGGGCCCGAAGGCCGTCCAGGCCTACCGGTTGGATTCATTCGATTCGGCTCGCGAAGCGGGTATCGAACATTTGGCCGGGGCTTTTCTCAAGGGGCTTTATGACTGGCGCAAAGAGGAAGTCCTCCTTTACTGGCTGGACGATTATCTGAAGAAAAAGCACAGCCGCGGTTTTTCCATCATCGGCACGCCTCGGATCAAGGGCCGTTTCCAGGAATCGGAGCTCATCCGGAGTTACAAAGTTTCCGACGAGGACTACATCTTGAACATCGCCCTGGACCGTATCCTCTTCGACGGAATCAATTGGCTGCAGACCCGGGAATCCTTCGATTTCAACCGCCGGCTGCTCAATCTCTTCGGGGGAGGCGTGATCCTGACCTTGACCTGCAGCACGGCCCCCGGGGGCTATCGCCGCCGCCCGCGGAGCCTTGCCCAATTTCCGGTCTACAACCAGGAGCTTGCCGACACCGTGAAGCGGCTTGAGAACGACGGGTTTGCGGTTCATTTCGACTGGGATAGCCGCATGTTGACATCTTTCTTGAGAAGCGAAAGTCGGGCGAAATCTTCGCCCGGCGCTTTCCCGGAATCTTAA
- a CDS encoding radical SAM protein: MSDVFLLKLEAGDDPYMTAPPFGILYLASALENAGFSVRLIHEKGNPESLNRILGHISAERPLFVGISTITGPSLIPSLRISEEIKKKIDIPVVWGGIHPTMLPEQTLASSCVDIAVLGEGEETVVALAKSFTGGSHGNERFERIPGIALREKGRIIMNSPGPFIRELDSYSPAWHLLPAERYFYSRKFFLSDFGSRLPGERLVPYLTSRGCPWRCAYCYNQFVHKRTFRAHSAQKVIADLEQWKTRYGITAVVFEDDNLFTDKNRALEILHGIRLPWSSSLRASDISRWGDGFMRELKETGCVELRIGAESGSQRVLDLMKKDIRVEDIRSSVDLCLRHGIRALLNFMAGIPGETWKDMRATFDLMDELEAGGGDVVVNGPSLYCPWPGTALYEEAVAGGFRPPQRSEDWAVGWGHRMPSVPSADRRARYVGYYRILAFRKELSALRLPVFAKGLRFLARWRWRHRFFRFPLDYHVPNFFYRIMKILGLRSVAKALYH, encoded by the coding sequence ATGTCGGACGTTTTCCTTCTGAAGTTGGAGGCCGGCGACGATCCTTACATGACGGCCCCTCCATTTGGGATCCTCTATCTCGCCTCCGCTCTGGAAAATGCGGGTTTTTCAGTCCGCCTGATTCACGAAAAAGGAAACCCGGAATCGCTGAATCGAATTCTTGGCCACATCTCCGCAGAAAGGCCCCTGTTCGTCGGCATTTCGACGATTACGGGCCCCTCCCTGATTCCCTCTCTTCGTATCTCCGAGGAAATCAAGAAAAAAATCGACATCCCTGTTGTCTGGGGGGGCATCCACCCCACAATGCTTCCTGAACAGACACTGGCCTCATCCTGCGTGGATATCGCCGTTCTCGGGGAAGGCGAGGAGACTGTTGTCGCCCTGGCGAAGTCTTTTACGGGCGGATCGCACGGAAATGAACGATTTGAACGGATTCCCGGAATCGCCTTGAGAGAGAAGGGGCGGATCATCATGAATTCTCCCGGCCCTTTCATCCGGGAGCTGGATTCCTACAGTCCCGCCTGGCATCTCCTTCCGGCCGAGAGGTATTTCTACAGCAGGAAGTTTTTTCTGAGCGACTTCGGCTCCCGGCTCCCCGGAGAACGTCTGGTGCCGTATCTGACAAGCCGCGGATGTCCCTGGCGGTGTGCCTATTGTTACAATCAGTTTGTGCACAAGAGAACATTTCGAGCCCATTCCGCCCAAAAAGTGATTGCCGATCTTGAACAATGGAAGACCCGCTATGGAATTACCGCCGTGGTTTTTGAGGACGACAACCTTTTTACAGACAAAAACAGGGCCCTGGAAATACTTCACGGGATCCGTTTGCCGTGGAGCTCGTCCCTAAGGGCGAGCGATATCTCTCGCTGGGGCGACGGATTCATGAGGGAACTCAAAGAGACGGGTTGCGTGGAATTGAGGATCGGTGCCGAGTCCGGATCGCAGCGTGTTCTCGATCTTATGAAAAAGGACATTCGTGTCGAAGACATCCGGAGTTCGGTGGACCTTTGCCTCAGACATGGAATCCGGGCCCTGCTGAATTTCATGGCCGGAATTCCCGGAGAAACCTGGAAGGACATGCGTGCCACCTTTGATCTGATGGATGAGCTCGAAGCCGGGGGCGGGGATGTTGTCGTCAATGGGCCGAGCCTCTATTGCCCTTGGCCGGGAACGGCTCTCTACGAAGAGGCGGTGGCCGGAGGGTTCCGCCCTCCGCAAAGATCGGAAGACTGGGCGGTCGGCTGGGGCCATCGCATGCCGTCCGTCCCCTCCGCGGACCGCAGGGCCCGATACGTCGGTTATTATCGCATCCTGGCTTTTCGTAAAGAATTGAGTGCTCTAAGGTTGCCCGTCTTCGCCAAGGGACTGCGATTCCTGGCCCGCTGGAGATGGCGACACAGGTTTTTTAGGTTTCCGCTTGACTATCATGTGCCCAATTTTTTCTACAGGATCATGAAAATCCTCGGGCTGAGATCCGTTGCCAAAGCTTTGTATCATTAG
- a CDS encoding radical SAM protein — protein sequence MTGTLSRLPQFALRCLRSAAVRLMGEASPSPRAMCLYVTKKCNLRCRICGIWTEAFQQDTGEDLSLDDMKRIFSDPLFHRLEFVNINGGEPNLRADLPEIVDLCLRSFPRLEILTLNTNGLPHERTIQNVKRMNSLLRPANVSFSVSVSFHAMGRLCDDIAGRPGTFHRVMKTFAELKRLRITAGFHLSANCVISRLNISRLPEILEWGERENIPVNFTLGEVRNRFHNTNLADNVLVDVPDREALVRFLRTLGRSKKRFLQHALRYRHLADMIEHGRPRALSCHYRMAGLILGSDGSLFYCKDSPSLGNCLEASASSLYYGKENLEMRDKVLFRGKCASCPPNTFNRIEAERDILKILNDLLIPRRRTV from the coding sequence ATGACCGGGACGTTGTCCCGCCTTCCGCAGTTTGCCCTCCGCTGTCTTCGGAGCGCCGCCGTCCGCTTGATGGGAGAAGCCTCGCCTTCCCCCCGGGCCATGTGTTTGTATGTCACGAAAAAATGCAATTTAAGATGCCGGATTTGCGGAATCTGGACTGAGGCGTTTCAACAGGATACCGGAGAGGACCTTTCCCTGGACGACATGAAAAGGATCTTTTCCGACCCTCTTTTCCACCGTCTGGAATTCGTCAATATCAACGGCGGGGAACCCAACTTGAGGGCGGATCTCCCGGAAATTGTCGATCTTTGCCTGAGAAGTTTCCCCCGGCTGGAAATCCTGACGTTGAACACCAACGGCCTTCCCCACGAGCGGACCATCCAAAACGTGAAGCGGATGAACTCGTTGTTGCGGCCGGCAAACGTGTCCTTTTCCGTGTCCGTATCTTTTCACGCCATGGGTCGTCTTTGCGATGACATCGCCGGCCGGCCCGGCACGTTCCATCGAGTCATGAAGACCTTTGCGGAACTCAAGCGTCTCAGAATAACCGCAGGCTTTCATCTTTCCGCAAATTGCGTCATTTCGCGTCTGAACATCTCCCGGCTGCCGGAGATTCTCGAGTGGGGCGAAAGGGAAAACATCCCCGTCAATTTCACTCTCGGCGAGGTTCGAAACCGCTTTCACAATACGAATCTGGCGGACAATGTCCTGGTCGACGTCCCGGACCGCGAGGCCCTGGTCCGTTTCCTCAGAACTCTGGGACGATCGAAGAAACGCTTTCTCCAGCATGCCTTGCGTTACCGGCATCTTGCCGATATGATTGAACACGGCCGGCCCAGAGCTCTTTCCTGTCATTACCGGATGGCTGGTTTGATTCTGGGATCGGACGGCTCCCTGTTCTACTGCAAGGACAGTCCGTCCCTCGGGAATTGTCTCGAGGCTTCCGCATCATCTCTCTACTACGGAAAGGAGAATCTCGAAATGAGGGACAAGGTGCTGTTCCGCGGAAAATGCGCCTCCTGTCCGCCCAATACATTCAACAGGATTGAAGCGGAGAGAGACATCCTGAAAATCCTCAATGATCTTCTGATCCCGCGGCGGAGGACCGTCTGA
- a CDS encoding class I SAM-dependent methyltransferase produces MRSSPAAVLKEQFGTRCGLSHERIVEEFCSLLQGEVSFRKDRGLDVVSLKSYYGNLLDAEGRPIPTGVFGYGRRLDPVIHELIRSEPPLEILDAGSGYGTESLFFSLFGHNVTGIELVPERTALALSRIPYFASVCRFPLRVRFRNANILRFLEKSEPFSLIWAMEAVSHIYPEEKFLRLAYEKLRPGGKLIISDPNNLNPLAWLRSVRIRGSVRPSTHTRFHDPETGEPVDYGQELTFTVFSIARRLRAAGFRIREAEMSGFMGSSFLPSVWLSGGNAFRFLQAWQNAASRLPGLRRLGSIFTVVAVKDE; encoded by the coding sequence ATGCGGTCTTCTCCGGCGGCCGTTCTGAAGGAACAATTCGGGACTCGGTGCGGCCTGTCCCATGAAAGGATTGTTGAAGAATTTTGTTCTCTTCTTCAGGGCGAGGTGTCTTTTCGAAAAGATCGCGGGCTCGATGTCGTATCCCTCAAGTCCTATTACGGGAACCTGTTGGACGCCGAAGGCCGGCCGATCCCGACCGGCGTTTTCGGCTACGGCCGAAGATTGGATCCCGTGATCCATGAACTGATCCGGTCCGAGCCGCCCCTGGAGATTCTGGATGCCGGCAGCGGGTACGGAACAGAGAGTCTGTTTTTTTCCCTGTTCGGCCACAATGTCACGGGCATTGAACTTGTTCCGGAAAGGACCGCTCTCGCCCTTTCCCGGATTCCGTACTTTGCTTCGGTTTGCCGTTTTCCTCTCAGGGTGCGGTTTCGCAATGCCAATATCCTCAGATTTCTTGAGAAATCCGAACCGTTCTCGCTGATTTGGGCCATGGAGGCCGTCTCCCACATCTATCCGGAGGAGAAATTTCTCCGTCTGGCTTACGAAAAACTGCGACCCGGGGGGAAACTCATCATTTCCGATCCCAACAACCTGAATCCCCTGGCCTGGCTGCGGTCGGTGCGGATCCGGGGATCGGTCCGGCCCTCGACACACACGCGGTTTCATGACCCCGAGACCGGCGAGCCCGTCGACTACGGTCAGGAGTTGACCTTCACGGTTTTTTCGATCGCCCGGCGCCTGCGCGCGGCGGGATTCAGAATCCGGGAGGCGGAGATGTCCGGATTCATGGGATCTTCGTTTCTCCCCTCCGTCTGGCTGTCCGGCGGAAACGCTTTCCGGTTTCTACAGGCTTGGCAGAACGCAGCATCCCGGCTGCCCGGCTTGAGACGGCTCGGCTCCATCTTTACTGTTGTGGCCGTCAAGGATGAGTAG
- a CDS encoding methyltransferase domain-containing protein codes for MNTGGLVDREFWENRHRAESRGEIYPRPFWNLLDHDLDRIFRRHLSGWKGRSLFEAGCGASVWLPYFAGEFGLRVSGMDYSRTGLEISRRILEKNKVRGRLIEGDFLTESPSLSGSFDCVFSLGVVEHFENPLPVLKTLCGFLKPEGLIITWIPNLSGLILRLSHVLNKEMKDFYGDLDAGTLRRFHERLGCEILEARPIQFLDLMLVNLNRIPAIPRKILALVFRATGLVGIFLSESLGLDIRSKALCAGFVVVARKPGESTHP; via the coding sequence ATGAATACCGGCGGGCTGGTCGACAGGGAGTTTTGGGAAAATCGGCACCGTGCCGAAAGCCGGGGAGAAATTTATCCCCGACCCTTTTGGAATCTCCTGGACCATGATCTCGACCGGATTTTCCGTCGGCACCTCAGCGGCTGGAAGGGGCGAAGCCTGTTCGAAGCCGGATGCGGCGCTTCGGTCTGGCTTCCCTACTTCGCCGGGGAATTCGGCCTCCGTGTCAGCGGCATGGACTATTCACGGACGGGGCTGGAGATCAGCCGGCGGATTCTCGAGAAAAACAAAGTTCGCGGACGTCTGATTGAGGGTGATTTTCTGACCGAATCCCCATCCTTGTCGGGTTCTTTCGACTGCGTTTTTTCTCTCGGCGTCGTCGAGCATTTCGAAAACCCGCTGCCGGTTTTGAAAACGCTCTGCGGTTTTCTCAAACCGGAGGGATTGATCATCACCTGGATCCCGAACCTCTCCGGCCTGATTCTCCGCCTCAGCCACGTTTTGAATAAAGAGATGAAGGATTTCTATGGGGATCTCGATGCGGGAACACTCCGGAGATTCCACGAAAGACTCGGCTGCGAGATTCTTGAAGCCCGTCCCATCCAGTTTCTCGATCTCATGCTTGTCAATCTGAACAGGATTCCGGCGATTCCACGGAAAATCCTGGCCCTCGTTTTCCGGGCAACCGGATTGGTCGGGATATTTCTGAGCGAATCCCTGGGACTGGACATCCGGTCCAAGGCCTTATGCGCCGGATTTGTCGTCGTCGCCCGAAAACCGGGGGAATCTACTCATCCTTGA
- a CDS encoding protein kinase translates to MICRFCSFENAENARFCGHCGRELPETGKSRLSITRTLQTPTKGLTRGATLAGRYEIIEPIGRGGMGSVYKVFDTRIQDTIALKLLKPEIAQDEETVTRFRDELKLARTISHRYVGRMFDIGEEGFSIYITMEFVAGEDLKSFIRRSGHLTESKAVDLARRIAEGMAEAHRLGVIHRDLKPQNIMIDREGNPRIMDFGIARSVHTKSRTGTGVIIGTPEYMSPEQADGKDADARSDIYSLGIILYEMATGHVPFDGETPLSIAIKHKSEPPQNPRELNSQVSESLSRIIMKCLEKDRTRRYANAEDLLEDLEAAAQGVAPRFRPLSGKTATTREYTIRLTPRKLLIPVLAAGAVIVILAAVLFFRPKAMLVEKPGPGIREPRPPASDRFSPRQPGGSKKAEDHSPTVVRAGRAFQALAPFLSDATKLSGKDRGDFEKNIGEIRKNLPDDPDILSLWKDIESQLLEGIKKHDAGDLAGFRRNATRGESQMQKLLTLVSDREGADRSRIQMKEAREKARPLMERRGLNLLFWIASEKEKDAAEAYQKGDFSGARTLYGILARVYSLSLEGGDEEACLGALRKMVADSRTAARDAGAPEKDAWLFNRAEEEEHRALAMARDNFYAEAAEFNILAAFLYEKARDVALESAQTSES, encoded by the coding sequence ATGATATGCCGGTTTTGCAGTTTTGAAAACGCCGAAAATGCGCGTTTTTGCGGCCATTGCGGCCGGGAGCTTCCGGAAACGGGAAAATCCCGTCTTTCCATAACACGCACCCTCCAGACACCGACAAAAGGCCTGACCCGGGGGGCAACCCTGGCGGGGCGTTACGAAATCATTGAACCCATCGGCCGGGGCGGAATGGGATCGGTCTACAAGGTTTTCGACACCCGGATCCAGGACACGATCGCCCTCAAGCTCCTGAAACCCGAAATCGCTCAGGATGAAGAAACCGTGACCCGGTTCCGCGACGAACTCAAACTGGCCCGGACGATCTCCCATCGCTATGTCGGCCGGATGTTCGACATCGGCGAGGAGGGTTTCTCCATCTACATCACCATGGAATTCGTTGCGGGCGAGGATCTCAAGAGCTTCATCCGGCGTTCCGGTCATCTGACGGAGTCCAAGGCCGTCGACCTGGCCCGCCGGATCGCCGAAGGGATGGCCGAAGCCCACCGCCTGGGCGTGATCCACCGCGACTTGAAACCTCAAAACATCATGATCGACCGGGAAGGCAATCCCCGCATTATGGACTTCGGCATCGCCCGTTCCGTTCACACCAAGAGCCGGACCGGAACGGGCGTCATCATCGGGACGCCGGAATACATGTCCCCTGAACAGGCGGACGGCAAGGACGCCGACGCCCGCTCGGACATTTATTCCCTGGGCATCATCCTCTATGAAATGGCGACCGGACATGTCCCCTTCGATGGAGAAACCCCTCTCAGCATCGCGATCAAACACAAAAGCGAGCCGCCTCAGAATCCCCGGGAACTGAACTCCCAGGTTTCCGAGTCCTTGAGCCGTATCATCATGAAATGCCTTGAGAAGGACAGGACCCGCAGGTATGCAAACGCCGAAGATCTTCTAGAAGATCTTGAAGCCGCGGCTCAGGGGGTCGCCCCCCGATTCCGACCCCTATCCGGGAAAACCGCAACGACACGGGAGTATACGATCCGGCTCACGCCAAGAAAACTCCTGATCCCGGTCCTGGCTGCCGGCGCCGTGATTGTGATTCTCGCCGCCGTCCTTTTTTTCCGCCCCAAAGCCATGCTTGTCGAGAAGCCGGGCCCGGGCATCCGGGAGCCGCGGCCGCCCGCCTCCGACCGATTTTCGCCACGACAACCCGGCGGATCAAAAAAAGCCGAGGACCACAGCCCAACCGTTGTCCGCGCAGGCCGAGCTTTCCAGGCCCTGGCTCCCTTTCTCAGTGATGCCACAAAATTGAGCGGGAAAGACCGTGGGGATTTCGAGAAGAATATCGGAGAAATCCGAAAAAATCTTCCCGACGATCCGGATATTCTCTCTCTCTGGAAGGATATCGAATCCCAACTGCTGGAGGGCATCAAAAAACACGATGCGGGCGATCTTGCGGGTTTCCGGAGAAACGCCACGCGGGGTGAATCCCAGATGCAAAAGCTCCTGACGCTTGTCAGCGACAGGGAGGGCGCGGATCGGAGCCGCATCCAGATGAAAGAGGCCAGAGAAAAGGCCCGGCCTCTTATGGAAAGACGGGGATTGAATCTTCTTTTCTGGATCGCTTCCGAAAAGGAGAAAGACGCGGCCGAGGCTTATCAAAAAGGCGATTTTTCCGGAGCGCGGACTTTATACGGCATCCTCGCCCGGGTTTACAGCCTCAGTCTCGAGGGAGGGGATGAGGAGGCCTGTCTTGGGGCTTTGCGAAAGATGGTCGCAGATTCGCGGACCGCAGCCCGCGACGCCGGAGCTCCGGAGAAAGACGCCTGGCTGTTCAACCGAGCCGAAGAGGAAGAACACAGAGCCCTGGCCATGGCCCGCGACAATTTCTACGCCGAGGCCGCGGAATTCAACATCCTGGCGGCGTTTCTCTACGAAAAAGCCCGCGATGTGGCCCTGGAAAGCGCTCAGACCTCGGAGTCATGA
- a CDS encoding sugar phosphate nucleotidyltransferase yields the protein MSSMTLVVMAAGIGSRYGGLKQVDPVGPSGEIVIDYSVFDALKAGFDKVVFIIRKDIEAVFREKIGRNVEKRVDTAYVFQSLDQLPPGFEIPAGRVKPWGTAQAILAARDEVPGPFAAVNADDFYGRTAFSTLAAYMKTPKPAGPKAEYAMIGYILDNTLSDHGHVARGICEADPDGCLMSIAERLRVQRFPEGPRYAESGEDWIALDPDCLVSMNMWGFTPDLFRELEIRFPLFLESRGAASLKAEFLIPEVVGDLVREGQARVKILPTREKWFGVTYPEDMPFVRRAVRRLVDEGLYPEKLWAQT from the coding sequence ATGTCCTCAATGACGCTGGTCGTGATGGCCGCCGGCATCGGCAGCCGTTACGGCGGACTCAAACAGGTCGATCCCGTCGGACCGTCGGGGGAAATCGTCATCGATTATTCCGTCTTCGACGCATTGAAAGCGGGTTTCGACAAGGTCGTCTTCATCATCCGCAAGGACATCGAGGCGGTCTTCAGGGAAAAAATCGGGAGAAACGTCGAAAAACGCGTCGACACGGCTTATGTGTTCCAGTCGCTGGATCAGCTGCCGCCCGGCTTTGAAATCCCGGCCGGCCGGGTCAAACCCTGGGGCACCGCCCAGGCTATTCTTGCCGCCCGGGATGAAGTTCCGGGCCCCTTCGCCGCCGTGAACGCCGACGATTTTTACGGACGAACGGCCTTTTCGACTCTGGCCGCCTACATGAAAACACCGAAGCCGGCCGGACCGAAGGCCGAATACGCCATGATCGGCTACATCCTGGACAACACCCTTTCCGATCACGGCCATGTCGCCCGGGGGATCTGCGAAGCCGACCCGGACGGTTGTCTCATGTCCATCGCCGAGCGTCTCCGGGTCCAACGTTTTCCGGAAGGTCCCCGATACGCGGAATCGGGCGAGGATTGGATCGCTCTGGATCCGGATTGCCTGGTTTCGATGAACATGTGGGGATTCACGCCCGACCTCTTTCGGGAACTGGAAATCCGTTTTCCTCTTTTTCTTGAATCCCGGGGCGCAGCCTCCCTCAAGGCGGAATTCCTGATCCCGGAAGTCGTGGGGGATCTCGTCCGGGAAGGCCAAGCCCGGGTCAAAATCCTGCCCACCCGGGAGAAATGGTTCGGCGTGACCTATCCTGAAGACATGCCGTTCGTTCGCCGGGCCGTCCGCCGTCTCGTCGACGAGGGGCTCTACCCGGAAAAGCTTTGGGCCCAAACCTGA
- the hslV gene encoding ATP-dependent protease subunit HslV, which produces MIRSTTVICVRHKGRTALAGDGQVSLGQTILKKTARKVRRLHKGDVLAGFAGATSDAFALFARFEKKLEEHRGNLSRAAIELAKDWRLDKSLRQLDALLIVADRESAFLISGTGDVVEPDDGIVAIGSGGPYALAAARALIRHTELGARDIALEALRISAEICVYTNQDITVEEL; this is translated from the coding sequence ATGATTCGATCCACCACCGTGATTTGCGTCCGGCATAAAGGCCGTACGGCTCTGGCCGGGGACGGACAGGTTTCTCTGGGGCAAACGATCCTCAAGAAAACAGCCCGCAAGGTCCGCCGTCTGCACAAGGGCGATGTCCTGGCCGGATTCGCCGGGGCCACGTCGGACGCCTTTGCCCTCTTTGCCCGCTTCGAAAAAAAACTCGAAGAGCATCGGGGGAACCTCTCCCGGGCGGCCATCGAGTTGGCCAAGGATTGGCGTTTGGACAAATCCCTCCGTCAACTCGACGCCCTGCTCATTGTGGCCGACCGGGAAAGCGCCTTTCTGATATCGGGGACGGGGGATGTCGTCGAGCCCGACGACGGCATTGTGGCCATCGGGTCGGGAGGGCCCTACGCTCTGGCCGCCGCCCGGGCTCTGATCCGGCATACCGAACTTGGGGCCCGCGATATCGCTCTGGAGGCGCTTCGGATCAGTGCGGAGATCTGTGTGTATACCAATCAAGACATCACCGTCGAGGAACTCTGA
- the hslU gene encoding ATP-dependent protease ATPase subunit HslU, which yields MAFVLQETTESGTNDPRGIELTPREIVAELDKYIIGQNAAKKAVAVALRNRYRRRRLPPEMADEIAPKNILMIGPTGVGKTEISRRLAKLTASPFLKIEASKFTEVGYVGRDVESMIRDLVRMAVDMVKMEKIEEVRAKAEGLAEEKILDLLLPPPRRRDAVAQDEDLKGYQETREKLRQQLRAGLLDQRFVEVDVREKASPSFEVFSGSGVEEIGVQIQDMLPGIFGGKTKKRKVRIQEAREIILEDEERRLVDMDQVARLAVERVEHSGIIFLDEVDKIAGRESGHGPEVSREGVQRDLLPIIEGTTVNTRYGLVRTDHILFIGAGAFHVSKPSDLIPELQGRFPIRVELRSLEKGDFLRILTEPENALIKQYEALMATEGVRVRFSPESIEEIADTAVAVNADTENIGARRLHTILEKVMEEISFAAPEIGERDIPITRDYVRDQLKDILTDQDLKRFIL from the coding sequence ATGGCCTTTGTCTTGCAGGAAACCACTGAGAGCGGCACGAACGATCCGCGGGGGATCGAACTCACACCCCGCGAAATCGTCGCCGAACTGGACAAATACATCATCGGCCAGAATGCGGCCAAGAAGGCCGTGGCCGTCGCCCTTCGGAACCGATACCGAAGGCGCCGCCTCCCTCCGGAGATGGCCGATGAAATTGCGCCGAAGAATATCCTCATGATCGGCCCGACCGGAGTCGGGAAAACCGAGATATCCCGAAGGCTGGCCAAGCTCACGGCTTCGCCCTTTCTCAAGATCGAGGCCAGCAAATTCACCGAGGTGGGCTACGTCGGGAGGGATGTCGAATCCATGATCCGCGATCTTGTCCGCATGGCCGTGGACATGGTCAAGATGGAAAAGATCGAGGAAGTCCGAGCCAAGGCCGAAGGTCTTGCGGAAGAAAAAATCCTCGATCTTCTGCTGCCGCCTCCTCGGAGGCGGGACGCTGTTGCCCAGGACGAGGATCTCAAGGGATATCAGGAAACACGGGAGAAACTGAGACAGCAGCTCCGGGCCGGACTTCTGGATCAACGGTTTGTCGAAGTCGATGTCCGGGAGAAAGCCTCGCCGTCCTTCGAGGTGTTTTCGGGATCGGGCGTCGAGGAAATCGGCGTCCAGATCCAGGATATGCTTCCCGGCATCTTCGGGGGCAAGACCAAAAAACGCAAGGTTCGCATCCAGGAGGCGCGCGAAATCATTCTTGAGGATGAGGAACGCCGGCTCGTTGACATGGACCAGGTCGCCCGTCTGGCCGTCGAAAGGGTGGAGCATTCCGGGATCATTTTTCTCGACGAGGTGGACAAGATCGCCGGACGGGAAAGCGGCCACGGCCCCGAGGTGAGCCGGGAAGGCGTCCAGAGGGATCTTCTGCCGATCATTGAAGGAACGACGGTCAACACCCGATACGGCCTGGTTCGCACCGATCATATTCTGTTTATCGGCGCCGGGGCCTTCCATGTTTCGAAGCCGTCCGATCTCATCCCCGAACTTCAAGGCCGATTCCCGATCCGCGTGGAATTGCGGTCTTTGGAGAAGGGTGATTTTCTGCGCATTCTGACGGAACCCGAAAACGCCCTCATCAAGCAGTACGAAGCCCTGATGGCCACGGAAGGCGTCCGCGTCCGTTTTTCCCCGGAATCGATCGAGGAGATCGCCGACACGGCCGTTGCGGTCAATGCGGATACGGAAAACATCGGCGCCCGGCGTCTCCACACCATTCTCGAGAAAGTCATGGAGGAGATCTCCTTCGCCGCTCCGGAAATCGGAGAGCGGGACATCCCCATCACGCGGGATTACGTCCGCGATCAACTGAAAGACATCCTCACCGATCAGGATCTGAAACGCTTCATTCTCTGA